A portion of the Ricinus communis isolate WT05 ecotype wild-type chromosome 10, ASM1957865v1, whole genome shotgun sequence genome contains these proteins:
- the LOC8271807 gene encoding zeatin O-glucosyltransferase-like, producing the protein MATHQCQKTLHLNVQTALKPTRVIVVMVPLPAQGHLNQLLQLSRLILSYNIPVHFVGAATHNRQVKLRDHGWDTQVFSRIHFHDFEIPPFACPLPNPNAKNKFPSHLQPAFLASSNLRDPVSLLLRSLASKARKVVVIHDSLMGSVIQEVRYISNAESYTFHSVSAFTIFLFHWERMGKHIRPNGLIPKDVPSLEGCFTSEFLSFIYSQYKHQDFCSGYVYNTCRLIEGSYMDLLEKQHKETTVKEKKTHWALGPFNPVSITERTDSDQRHSCLDWLDKQARNSVIYVSFGTTTTMNNEQIKQLATGLKQSQQKFIWVLRDADKGDVFNGEHGQRVELPTGYEDSLSGMGLIARDWVPQLEILGHPATGGFMSHCGWNSCMESITMGVPIAAWPMHSDQPRNAVLITEFLKIGIYVKDWTCRDEIVTSKMIETCVKKLMASDEGDAVRKRVAELGGSVQRSMGEGGVSRMEMDSFIAHISS; encoded by the coding sequence ATGGCTACCCACCAATGCCAAAAAACACTCCATCTTAATGTCCAAACTGCCTTGAAACCAACACGAGTTATTGTTGTGATGGTACCTCTCCCTGCACAAGGTCACCTTAACCAGCTTCTCCAGCTCTCAAGACTCATCCTCTCCTACAACATTCCCGTCCACTTCGTCGGAGCCGCCACCCACAATCGCCAGGTGAAGCTTCGGGATCACGGGTGGGACACACAGGTCTTCTCTAGAATCCATTTTCATGACTTTGAAATCCCTCCTTTTGCTTGCCCTCTTCCAAATCCAAATGCCAAGAACAAGTTTCCTTCTCATTTGCAACCTGCTTTCCTCGCCTCATCTAATCTTCGAGATCCTGTGTCCTTGCTTCTACGTTCACTTGCTAGCAAAGCAAGAAAGGTTGTTGTCATTCATGATTCTTTAATGGGGTCTGTAATTCAAGAAGTTCGTTACATATCCAACGCAGAATCGTACACTTTCCATAGTGTATCTgcttttactattttcttgtTTCACTGGGAAAGAATGGGGAAACATATTAGGCCAAATGGTTTGATCCCGAAAGATGTTCCCTCTCTTGAAGGGTGTTTTACTAGTGAGTTCCTGAGTTTCATTTACTCTCAGTATAAGCATCAGGATTTCTGTTCAGGATATGTTTACAATACATGCAGATTGATAGAAGGTTCTTACATGGACTTGTTAGAAAAACAACACAAAGAAACAACGgttaaggaaaagaaaacgCACTGGGCTTTAGGTCCTTTCAATCCTGTAAGTATTACGGAGAGAACAGATTCAGATCAAAGACATTCTTGCTTGGACTGGCTAGACAAACAAGCAAGAAACTCAGTTATTTACGTCTCCTTTGGGACTACAACAACCATGAATAACGAACAAATCAAGCAGCTAGCTACCGGGTTGAAGCAAAGCCAGCAAAAGTTCATTTGGGTTCTCAGAGATGCGGATAAAGGAGATGTTTTCAATGGAGAGCATGGACAAAGAGTTGAGTTACCAACAGGGTATGAAGATTCACTAAGTGGCATGGGACTGATAGCGAGAGATTGGGTACCTCAATTGGAGATTTTGGGCCATCCAGCAACCGGAGGGTTTATGAGTCACTGTGGGTGGAATTCTTGTATGGAAAGTATTACAATGGGAGTGCCAATTGCAGCTTGGCCAATGCATTCAGATCAACCGAGAAACGCTGTCTTAATAACTGAATTCCTCAAGATTGGTATTTATGTCAAAGACTGGACTTGCAGAGATGAGATTGTAACATCAAAGATGATCGAAACTTGTGTGAAGAAGTTAATGGCATCAGATGAAGGAGATGCGGTGAGAAAGAGAGTAGCAGAATTGGGGGGTTCCGTCCAGCGATCAATGGGTGAAGGTGGAGTTAGTCGGATGGAGATGGATTCTTTCATTGCTCATATCTCTAGTTAA